One genomic region from Patescibacteria group bacterium encodes:
- a CDS encoding glycosyltransferase family 2 protein, translating to MKVYIIIVTYNAEKYLPDCLGSIFSNLPEDKEVKVLVIDNNSTDGTVKFIKEKYPEAILIESRENLGFAGGNNIGIKRALDDGADYIYLLNQDTIVEKGWLGEAIKVAEADQGAGAVQSLLLLHPERERINSWGNEIHFLGFGYAGGYRQLNHSNLKLEVKEITYPSGAAVLIKAGVLKEVGLFNPLFFMYHEDLDLGWRMRLGGFKILLAPNSVVCHKYEFSRSIKKYYFMERNRFWVLIQNYKWPTLILFFPAWLVMNIGLLFSSWRGGWLKEESRVGWYYLKARHWRILLADRKTVQAKRKIKDRKILKFFTGKIDFQEVANPLVRFILNPVFNLYFQFCRLIIWW from the coding sequence ATGAAGGTTTATATTATTATTGTCACTTATAACGCCGAAAAATACCTGCCGGATTGTCTCGGCAGTATTTTTTCTAATTTACCCGAAGATAAAGAAGTAAAGGTTTTGGTTATTGATAATAATTCAACCGACGGCACGGTTAAATTTATAAAAGAAAAATATCCGGAAGCGATATTGATTGAAAGTCGAGAGAATCTCGGTTTTGCCGGCGGCAATAATATAGGCATTAAAAGGGCGCTGGACGATGGCGCCGATTATATTTATTTATTGAATCAGGACACGATAGTGGAAAAAGGATGGCTGGGAGAAGCGATTAAAGTCGCCGAAGCGGACCAAGGAGCCGGAGCTGTCCAGTCATTGCTTTTACTCCATCCAGAAAGGGAACGCATTAATAGCTGGGGTAATGAGATACATTTTTTGGGCTTTGGCTATGCCGGCGGTTATCGCCAATTGAATCACTCGAATCTAAAATTGGAAGTTAAGGAAATAACTTATCCGAGCGGTGCGGCGGTTTTAATAAAAGCCGGAGTTTTGAAAGAAGTCGGGCTTTTTAATCCTTTGTTTTTTATGTATCACGAAGATTTGGATTTGGGTTGGCGGATGCGCCTCGGCGGATTTAAGATTTTATTGGCCCCAAATTCCGTCGTCTGCCATAAATATGAATTTAGTCGCAGTATTAAGAAATACTATTTTATGGAACGCAATCGTTTTTGGGTGTTAATCCAGAATTATAAATGGCCGACACTGATTTTATTTTTCCCCGCTTGGCTCGTAATGAATATCGGTCTTTTATTTTCTTCTTGGCGCGGCGGGTGGCTCAAAGAAGAGTCCAGGGTCGGTTGGTATTATTTAAAAGCGCGCCATTGGCGGATTTTACTCGCTGACAGAAAAACGGTGCAGGCAAAAAGAAAAATAAAAGACCGGAAGATTTTGAAATTTTTTACCGGTAAAATAGATTTTCAGGAGGTCGCCAATCCGTTAGTGCGTTTTATTTTAAATCCAGTTTTTAATTTATATTTTCAATTCTGCCGGTTAATTATTTGGTGGTAG
- a CDS encoding glycosyltransferase, with the protein MKIGIISNFYYPYERGGAERIAAKIANGLAHRGYQIFVITTKPKESGLGQEVKGGQLIYRFFPKNLYWLGDAHKHSWIKRFFWHIFDTFNFYSFKEIKKILKKEKPDVVLTHNLKGIGLLTPLLLGILKIKHIHTLHDIQLINPSGIVLWGEEKKIKNCNFVLAIYAFICQKLFSSPAVVISPSRWLLSVHSFAGFFPTSKRTILPNPIMLFDADISEGERSEKFRLLYLGQIEKHKGILWLIENFKNINNDNLTLRIVGGGAAMGEAQRLVGEDKRISVEGPVEQREVGKIFSQADLTIVPSLCYENSPSVIYESLYYGVPAVAANIGGVGELVELGKNGFTFEPGNGEEFAGILKYILASPEEYLKMKNNARLSVAKYNLDNYIGGLEKLFS; encoded by the coding sequence ATGAAAATAGGCATTATTTCCAATTTTTATTATCCCTACGAAAGAGGCGGGGCCGAAAGGATAGCCGCTAAAATTGCTAATGGTTTGGCGCATCGCGGCTATCAAATTTTTGTTATTACCACCAAACCGAAAGAATCGGGTTTGGGACAAGAGGTGAAAGGCGGCCAGCTTATTTATAGATTTTTCCCGAAAAATTTATATTGGCTCGGCGATGCGCATAAACACAGTTGGATTAAAAGATTTTTTTGGCACATCTTTGACACTTTTAATTTTTATAGTTTTAAAGAAATTAAAAAAATTCTAAAAAAAGAAAAGCCAGATGTTGTTTTAACCCATAATTTGAAGGGTATCGGCCTTTTAACGCCCCTGCTTTTAGGAATATTGAAAATTAAACACATCCACACTCTTCATGATATTCAGCTTATTAACCCTTCGGGTATTGTTTTGTGGGGCGAGGAGAAGAAAATTAAAAATTGCAATTTTGTTTTAGCAATTTACGCCTTTATTTGCCAAAAACTTTTTAGTTCCCCGGCCGTGGTGATTTCTCCCAGCCGGTGGCTTTTATCCGTTCATAGTTTCGCGGGCTTTTTCCCCACTTCAAAACGGACGATTCTCCCTAACCCTATTATGCTTTTTGATGCCGACATCTCAGAGGGGGAACGGAGCGAGAAATTTCGTCTGCTTTACTTGGGGCAAATAGAAAAACATAAAGGCATCCTTTGGCTTATAGAAAATTTTAAAAACATTAATAACGATAATTTAACTTTACGAATTGTCGGTGGTGGCGCGGCAATGGGTGAAGCCCAAAGATTAGTCGGAGAAGACAAGCGCATCAGCGTTGAGGGGCCGGTGGAGCAAAGAGAAGTCGGGAAAATTTTTAGTCAGGCGGATTTAACTATTGTTCCTTCTCTCTGCTATGAAAATTCACCGTCAGTGATTTATGAAAGTTTATATTATGGCGTGCCGGCGGTGGCCGCCAATATCGGCGGCGTCGGCGAGTTGGTGGAGCTTGGCAAAAACGGCTTTACTTTTGAGCCCGGGAACGGGGAGGAATTTGCGGGCATTTTAAAATACATTTTAGCCAGCCCGGAGGAGTATCTAAAAATGAAAAATAACGCTCGGCTGTCAGTGGCTAAATATAATTTGGATAACTATATCGGGGGGCTGGAAAAATTATTTAGTTAA
- a CDS encoding glycosyltransferase family 4 protein, with protein MGIGDKKNKIAEIVCTFPPYRGGIGNVAKENSLILARRGYAVEVLTPWYWDFWERLRGKIIDPPEIEVKRMVSFFSYGNAGIVPQLWWRLGHFDFIHLHYPFFGGAEIVYFWYAVKKFYCRLMKKRCLLPRLIITYHMDVVGRGILGFIFRWHTKYLLTGILKQADKIIVSSFDYAKESDIKNFFFTQQDKFTEIPNGVDTRRFFPRSQDRELLAKHSLGEGDKKILFVGALDRAHYFKGIDYLLRTIKLIGNPTIKLLIVGAGNMKEEYIAKARALDIASQVIFTGFVSDEDLPRYYNLADLFVLPSTDKSEAFGVVLVEAMASGKPVIASNLPGVRSVVENGINGYLADLKNEGDLASCIKNIFASEDLSRQFGFAGRKKAEQKYDWKVIGDKLESLFKSFQ; from the coding sequence ATGGGAATAGGCGATAAAAAAAATAAAATAGCGGAAATTGTCTGCACTTTTCCCCCTTATCGCGGAGGGATTGGTAATGTGGCCAAGGAAAATTCTTTGATTCTCGCCCGTCGGGGTTACGCGGTGGAAGTTTTAACTCCGTGGTATTGGGATTTTTGGGAAAGATTGCGGGGGAAAATTATTGACCCGCCGGAGATCGAGGTAAAAAGGATGGTGTCGTTTTTTAGTTATGGCAATGCCGGAATTGTGCCGCAGCTTTGGTGGCGTTTGGGGCATTTTGATTTTATTCATCTTCACTATCCTTTTTTTGGCGGCGCGGAAATTGTTTATTTCTGGTACGCGGTTAAAAAATTTTATTGCCGTTTGATGAAAAAGCGCTGTCTTTTGCCGCGGCTGATAATTACTTATCACATGGATGTTGTCGGCCGAGGGATTTTAGGATTTATTTTTCGCTGGCATACCAAGTATTTGTTAACCGGAATTTTAAAACAAGCGGATAAAATTATCGTTTCTTCTTTTGACTACGCGAAGGAATCAGATATCAAGAATTTTTTCTTTACCCAGCAGGATAAATTCACGGAAATACCGAATGGCGTGGATACCCGAAGGTTTTTCCCGCGTAGCCAAGACAGGGAGTTGTTGGCTAAACATTCTCTTGGTGAAGGAGATAAAAAAATTCTTTTTGTCGGTGCCTTGGACAGGGCGCATTATTTTAAAGGTATAGATTATCTTTTGCGCACGATAAAATTAATCGGCAACCCAACGATTAAATTGCTGATTGTCGGCGCCGGCAACATGAAAGAAGAATATATCGCCAAAGCCCGCGCCCTTGATATTGCCAGCCAAGTGATTTTTACGGGGTTTGTCAGCGATGAAGATTTGCCGCGCTATTACAATTTAGCGGATTTATTCGTATTGCCATCTACTGATAAATCCGAGGCCTTTGGCGTGGTTTTAGTGGAAGCCATGGCTTCGGGCAAACCAGTTATTGCCTCCAATCTTCCCGGAGTACGCAGTGTAGTCGAAAATGGTATCAATGGATATTTAGCGGATTTAAAAAATGAAGGAGATTTAGCCAGCTGTATTAAAAATATTTTTGCCAGCGAAGACCTCTCCCGCCAATTTGGTTTTGCCGGCAGAAAGAAGGCCGAGCAAAAATACGATTGGAAAGTTATTGGCGATAAATTAGAATCCCTCTTCAAATCTTTTCAATAA